Proteins encoded by one window of Serratia nevei:
- a CDS encoding phage portal protein, which translates to MSKRKTARPRQQPAADTQLDLATELQKLPGLSTFSFDGPWPVSSSYDLLDSMYCADNGRYYDTPISWYGLARQFGHASWHQSALIFKRNVLAGCFIPHKLLTRQAFSAFAMDWVVFGNAYLELRRNVLGGPLALHHTLAKYTRRGSDLDTYWFIQAGLDDYQFPTGAVCHVINPDIHQEIYGMPEYFAGLLSANLSHSADTFRKLYYDNGSHAGCIVYVNSAIADQESLDKLKKTLTDTRRGGAFKNILLHAPNGGKDSVQILPFSQISAKDEFLGVKSATRDDILAAHRVPPQLMGAMPEGNGTFGDVEKAARVFAINELTPIMEAMKHVNDWMGEEVIRFNPYALLDVE; encoded by the coding sequence GTGAGCAAACGAAAAACAGCGCGGCCGCGCCAGCAGCCCGCCGCAGACACGCAGCTTGATCTGGCGACCGAGCTGCAAAAACTCCCTGGCCTGAGTACCTTCTCATTCGACGGCCCCTGGCCGGTCAGCTCGTCCTACGATTTGCTCGACTCGATGTACTGCGCTGACAACGGCCGTTACTACGACACGCCGATCAGTTGGTACGGTCTGGCACGCCAGTTCGGCCACGCCAGCTGGCACCAGTCGGCGCTGATATTCAAGCGTAACGTGCTGGCCGGTTGTTTCATCCCGCACAAGCTGCTGACGCGCCAGGCGTTCTCGGCCTTCGCCATGGATTGGGTGGTGTTCGGCAATGCCTATCTGGAGCTGCGCCGCAACGTGTTAGGCGGGCCGCTGGCACTGCACCACACGCTGGCGAAGTACACCCGCCGCGGCTCTGACCTGGATACTTACTGGTTTATCCAGGCGGGGCTTGATGATTATCAGTTTCCTACCGGCGCCGTCTGCCATGTGATCAACCCGGACATTCACCAGGAGATCTACGGCATGCCGGAGTACTTCGCGGGCCTGCTGTCCGCGAACCTTTCGCACTCGGCCGACACGTTCCGCAAGCTGTACTACGACAACGGCAGCCATGCCGGTTGCATCGTCTACGTCAACAGTGCCATCGCCGATCAGGAGAGCCTCGACAAGCTCAAGAAGACGCTGACCGACACGCGCCGCGGCGGGGCATTCAAAAACATCCTGCTGCACGCGCCTAACGGCGGTAAGGACTCGGTGCAGATCCTGCCGTTCAGCCAGATCTCAGCCAAGGATGAATTCCTGGGCGTCAAGTCCGCCACGCGTGACGATATCCTTGCCGCGCACCGCGTGCCGCCACAGCTGATGGGCGCCATGCCGGAAGGTAACGGCACCTTTGGCGACGTGGAGAAGGCGGCGCGGGTGTTCGCCATCAACGAGCTGACGCCCATCATGGAAGCCATGAAGCACGTCAACGACTGGATGGGGGAGGAGGTGATCCGCTTTAACCCGTATGCACTGCTCGATGTAGAGTAA
- a CDS encoding replication endonuclease, with amino-acid sequence MSEAPLGRRQPSPPLPYPGSGAVAFEYAYSWNAKRNAIVTERADEPASIQLFGATNHAGEPVRVPLFDIAGQSRVADPAARRLRRRLTALPQYIRRYYTQRLSNIEQSKGMKAANGWLINTFERHVLPRIDAVNEQYQIGQVPPALIAFRDDFFRIPYSGKKDLKRLAHRLADCMTGEFVRLCDYWAATADDLAFAVIYAYGRIGYLTQHLNMFAPGWQQYCSGQLSAEDATRAVARLESPAWWLRRLRRLHDQWREHLMIAAGYVSDKATPYCSDPCLKEWHAQKKANREFLKSRELEDVDTGERISLVDKVDGSVANPAVRRAELMNRMRGFEDLAKARDLAGEFYTLTAPSKYHAMQSKTGRRNNKYRGASPRETQRYLCKVWSKVRASWKRAGIRVFGFRVTEPHHDETPHWHLLLFLKPEHIEQARDIFRRYALQVDGDEPGAAEYRFSVTPMDEQFGSATGYIAKYISKNIDGYALDDELDHDTGEPLKDIAKRVNAWASRWRIRQFQQIGGAPVTVYRELRRLRDRDLFLHPEISPAHIAADAGDWAGYTDAQGGPLVERRHIRVRIGYDITENGNDYGDDISKIAGVYSPFARTQPMIYTRLKTYKIVPTSADPGLAVDLQAAAPPLGVLSITVRGTQQEEDRESSNPGLLPPDMDANGCASWPPGGDFEGMTRRERRVFNEYLIAEVKETQSKQPAARQPVGKLALNVAEITDYAASIGLELTELEAEKLAGGDELSLNGKRWRAGTDGVIRKAPASYAEKCSAIMSRVFKLKKHQTQFRARKINDH; translated from the coding sequence GTGAGTGAAGCACCACTCGGACGGCGTCAACCTTCCCCGCCGCTACCCTATCCGGGCAGCGGCGCGGTTGCTTTTGAATACGCGTATTCCTGGAACGCCAAGCGCAACGCCATCGTCACCGAACGTGCCGACGAGCCTGCATCGATCCAGTTATTCGGTGCCACCAATCACGCAGGCGAGCCGGTACGCGTCCCTCTGTTTGATATCGCCGGCCAGTCCCGAGTTGCCGATCCCGCAGCGCGTCGCCTTCGCCGGCGACTGACCGCCCTTCCCCAATATATCCGCCGTTATTACACGCAGCGCCTGAGCAACATCGAACAAAGCAAAGGAATGAAGGCCGCTAACGGCTGGCTGATCAATACCTTTGAGCGCCACGTCTTGCCACGCATCGATGCGGTAAACGAACAGTACCAGATCGGCCAGGTGCCGCCGGCGCTGATCGCCTTTCGCGATGATTTCTTCCGCATCCCGTACAGCGGGAAAAAAGACCTCAAGCGCCTGGCGCACAGGCTGGCCGACTGCATGACAGGCGAGTTTGTCCGCCTCTGCGATTACTGGGCCGCCACCGCTGACGATCTGGCCTTTGCGGTGATCTATGCCTATGGCCGCATCGGCTACTTAACCCAGCATCTGAATATGTTTGCTCCGGGATGGCAGCAATATTGCAGCGGGCAATTGAGCGCGGAAGATGCAACGCGCGCCGTCGCGCGCCTCGAATCACCGGCATGGTGGTTGCGCCGTTTGCGCCGCCTCCATGACCAGTGGCGCGAACACCTCATGATCGCCGCCGGCTATGTCAGCGATAAGGCAACACCCTACTGCAGCGATCCATGCCTGAAAGAATGGCACGCCCAGAAGAAAGCCAACCGCGAGTTTTTGAAGTCGCGGGAACTCGAAGACGTGGACACCGGCGAACGGATTTCTTTGGTCGATAAGGTGGACGGGAGCGTCGCCAATCCGGCAGTACGCCGCGCTGAGCTAATGAACCGCATGCGCGGCTTTGAAGATTTGGCGAAGGCCCGCGATCTGGCTGGCGAGTTTTACACCCTGACGGCGCCGTCAAAGTACCACGCGATGCAAAGCAAGACTGGGCGCCGCAATAACAAATACCGCGGCGCCAGCCCGCGCGAAACCCAGCGCTACCTGTGCAAGGTCTGGTCAAAGGTACGGGCATCGTGGAAACGCGCCGGCATTCGCGTGTTCGGGTTCCGCGTCACCGAGCCGCACCACGACGAAACCCCACACTGGCATTTGCTGCTGTTCCTCAAGCCGGAACACATCGAGCAGGCGCGCGACATCTTTCGGCGCTATGCGCTGCAGGTTGATGGCGATGAGCCAGGCGCAGCGGAATACCGTTTCAGCGTTACGCCGATGGATGAGCAATTCGGCTCTGCCACTGGCTACATCGCAAAATACATTTCCAAAAATATCGACGGGTACGCCCTGGACGACGAGCTGGATCACGACACAGGCGAACCGCTGAAAGATATCGCCAAGCGCGTAAACGCCTGGGCGTCGCGCTGGCGTATTCGTCAGTTTCAGCAAATTGGCGGCGCCCCGGTCACGGTATACCGCGAGCTGCGCCGGCTGCGCGATCGCGACCTGTTCCTGCACCCGGAGATCTCGCCCGCGCACATCGCGGCAGATGCCGGCGACTGGGCCGGATATACCGACGCTCAGGGCGGCCCGTTAGTCGAGCGTCGTCACATCCGCGTGCGCATCGGCTACGACATCACCGAGAACGGCAACGATTACGGCGACGACATCAGCAAGATCGCTGGCGTTTACTCGCCGTTCGCCAGGACGCAGCCGATGATTTACACCCGCCTGAAAACCTACAAGATAGTCCCAACCAGCGCCGATCCGGGTTTGGCCGTTGACCTTCAGGCGGCAGCGCCGCCCCTCGGAGTTCTGTCAATAACTGTACGCGGAACGCAGCAGGAGGAAGACAGAGAGAGCAGTAACCCCGGCTTGTTGCCCCCTGATATGGATGCAAATGGCTGTGCTAGCTGGCCGCCTGGAGGCGATTTTGAGGGGATGACGCGCCGGGAACGGCGGGTCTTCAACGAATACCTGATAGCAGAAGTGAAAGAAACGCAAAGTAAGCAGCCTGCGGCACGTCAGCCTGTTGGAAAACTGGCGCTGAACGTCGCAGAGATAACCGATTATGCAGCATCGATAGGCCTGGAGCTTACCGAACTAGAGGCGGAGAAGTTGGCCGGCGGTGATGAGCTATCGCTGAACGGCAAACGTTGGAGGGCTGGCACCGATGGAGTAATCCGTAAAGCGCCGGCGAGTTATGCAGAGAAGTGCAGCGCTATCATGAGCCGGGTGTTTAAACTGAAAAAACATCAAACACAGTTTAGGGCTAGAAAAATAAACGATCACTAA
- a CDS encoding ATP-dependent nuclease, whose protein sequence is MRIESLKLIGFRNYSNALVNFAANTLVIGSNDIGKTNMIHALRILLDKSLSELDIEPKEMDFHIDKNGGQSNEIEIMITFCEVNEDAIVSLLKGHISDEGKTVIHYKAIRDDLTFEISIGQSADDLEVINSRYYLKHINMKYIHSQRDLEKFIQREKKYLLKISNENLEEKERLEDQRRVAIISRMLSRVNRSVGQLNYVSEATKNVNLELSKLAHHNVGYSVHLGAGAIQVNSFIDKLDLGANSNGGEVMLGGDGRNNQILLALWKAKSIQEHDIDNEVVIYCVEEPEAHLHPHQQRKLADYLYNELPGQSIITTHSPQITSQYKPDSIIRLLNDDGATRAASQGCSDCISDAWDAMGYRMSILPSEAFFSSAVLLVEGPSERMFYTQIAKDFDIELDHLNISILSVDGVQFEVYKKILDAMEIPWVMRTDNDVSKITVGGESYSNFAGINRCYKIAGEELLEHGRAGLCASDTVENGLWNEASQKLNIKGIFLSKVDLESDLADELPDLVCEYSGRGTDLSSAIKYLQDKKAIRMREFLNLTQGRRQRLNDGELIKPILKCRQFVTGV, encoded by the coding sequence ATGCGTATTGAGTCATTGAAATTGATAGGTTTTAGAAACTATTCAAATGCGTTAGTTAACTTTGCGGCTAATACGCTTGTGATTGGTTCAAATGATATAGGTAAAACCAATATGATTCATGCATTAAGAATTCTATTGGATAAAAGCTTGTCTGAGTTAGATATAGAACCTAAAGAAATGGACTTCCATATTGATAAGAATGGAGGACAATCTAATGAAATTGAAATAATGATAACATTTTGCGAGGTCAATGAAGATGCAATTGTTTCATTATTAAAAGGACATATAAGTGATGAGGGTAAAACAGTAATTCATTACAAGGCAATTCGTGATGACCTGACCTTTGAGATATCAATAGGTCAATCGGCTGATGATTTGGAGGTGATTAATAGTAGGTATTACCTGAAACATATAAACATGAAATATATTCATTCACAACGTGACCTTGAAAAGTTCATTCAGAGGGAGAAAAAATATTTATTGAAGATATCTAATGAAAATCTTGAGGAAAAAGAACGACTGGAGGACCAAAGAAGAGTAGCGATTATATCTAGAATGCTGAGTAGGGTTAATAGAAGTGTTGGGCAATTAAATTATGTTTCTGAGGCGACTAAGAATGTAAACTTAGAATTAAGCAAGCTAGCTCATCATAATGTTGGGTATTCAGTCCATCTCGGAGCTGGGGCAATACAAGTTAATTCCTTTATTGATAAACTAGATTTAGGGGCGAATTCTAATGGCGGTGAGGTAATGCTGGGAGGGGATGGGCGCAATAATCAAATCCTACTAGCCTTGTGGAAAGCCAAAAGTATCCAAGAACATGATATAGATAATGAGGTTGTTATTTATTGTGTTGAGGAGCCTGAAGCACATTTACACCCTCATCAACAAAGAAAACTTGCTGACTATCTTTATAATGAGCTCCCTGGCCAATCTATCATCACTACACATTCGCCACAAATAACATCGCAATATAAGCCGGACTCGATTATTAGATTGTTAAATGATGATGGTGCGACGAGGGCCGCTAGCCAAGGATGCTCTGATTGTATTTCAGATGCATGGGATGCAATGGGGTATAGGATGAGTATTCTACCTTCAGAAGCGTTCTTTTCAAGTGCTGTTTTACTTGTGGAAGGACCATCTGAAAGAATGTTTTATACACAAATAGCTAAAGACTTTGATATAGAGTTAGACCACTTAAACATATCAATACTTTCTGTTGATGGCGTGCAATTTGAAGTGTATAAAAAGATTCTTGACGCAATGGAAATACCATGGGTTATGCGCACTGATAATGATGTTTCGAAAATTACTGTAGGTGGGGAGTCATACTCTAACTTTGCTGGTATTAATAGGTGTTATAAAATAGCGGGGGAGGAACTATTAGAGCATGGTAGAGCAGGGTTATGTGCAAGTGATACTGTCGAAAATGGCCTTTGGAATGAAGCGTCTCAAAAATTAAATATTAAAGGTATTTTCCTTTCAAAGGTGGATCTTGAAAGTGACTTGGCGGATGAGTTGCCTGACTTAGTCTGTGAGTACAGTGGCAGAGGCACAGATCTTTCCTCTGCAATAAAATATCTACAAGATAAGAAGGCAATCAGGATGAGGGAGTTTTTAAACCTCACACAAGGTAGGAGACAGCGGCTAAACGACGGTGAGTTAATTAAACCAATCTTGAAATGCAGACAATTTGTCACTGGAGTTTAA
- a CDS encoding UvrD-helicase domain-containing protein, which yields MDLKYTAEQDAAINYNESMVVTACPGSGKTTVIVEKIRRIIPTLRDYQGVIAITFTVKASDELKSRCKKNAFNTKQTFFGTIDSFCFKEIIHPFISRVWGKSDKDIQTVYNDDLEEEDKDAYADITSSVLTTEAFTADIIDRLKALYKKGWLLMSSVGVIANHIIENSESCRKYLSVKYKGVFVDEYQDSSEPQHKLFLKLVDLGMIGTAVGDEDQSIYEFRGGNPEFVEDLKKVGSGFASFNMTVNHRCHPSISNYARRLFDDKCALIQTDEIMVRRYNIKGNQTDVAKQISKWIPNAKEKFDIKNNIDIAILVRNNTSLGYVSQGLQVPHRVYEDNPLASYSDVFSKLFTGLLHYRYNEKITSQEIISDYIKSYFSERKCRDFRRVIKQVRRARASDEDLINSMQSVSCSVYGVPAPQKIVQALKTILSTPSIKKQFEIKDENEIQVMTLHKAKGLEFDLVFHLDLYEWVFPWRKPTDNFDDPPLYPSWKQELDLHYVGITRAKKLCVLMTSTSRIKDGGLKKGQPSRFFELPGLKGLYLAK from the coding sequence ATGGACTTAAAATATACAGCAGAACAAGATGCGGCCATTAATTACAATGAAAGCATGGTTGTAACAGCGTGCCCTGGAAGTGGAAAAACGACTGTCATTGTAGAGAAAATAAGACGCATAATCCCTACACTTAGAGACTATCAGGGGGTTATTGCAATAACTTTTACAGTTAAAGCCAGTGATGAGTTGAAAAGTCGATGCAAAAAGAATGCATTCAACACCAAACAAACCTTTTTTGGCACTATAGACAGTTTTTGTTTCAAAGAGATTATACATCCATTTATCTCGAGGGTTTGGGGTAAAAGTGATAAAGATATTCAGACTGTATATAATGATGACCTAGAGGAAGAGGATAAGGATGCATATGCCGATATTACGTCAAGTGTACTAACTACAGAAGCGTTTACAGCTGATATTATCGATCGGCTCAAGGCTTTATATAAAAAAGGATGGTTACTAATGAGTTCGGTTGGTGTGATAGCTAACCATATAATTGAAAATTCTGAATCTTGCCGAAAGTATCTTTCTGTTAAGTATAAAGGAGTTTTTGTTGATGAGTACCAAGACTCTTCGGAGCCACAGCACAAATTGTTTTTAAAGTTAGTTGACTTGGGAATGATTGGTACTGCTGTAGGCGATGAAGATCAATCTATCTATGAATTTCGTGGTGGTAACCCGGAATTTGTAGAGGATTTGAAAAAAGTAGGAAGCGGATTTGCAAGCTTTAACATGACCGTTAATCATAGATGTCATCCTTCTATAAGTAATTACGCTAGGAGACTTTTTGATGATAAGTGTGCATTAATTCAGACTGATGAAATCATGGTGCGTCGTTATAACATCAAGGGGAATCAAACTGATGTAGCAAAGCAAATATCTAAGTGGATACCAAATGCGAAAGAAAAGTTTGATATAAAAAACAATATTGATATCGCTATTTTAGTCAGGAATAACACCTCGTTAGGATATGTTTCTCAAGGGTTGCAAGTTCCACATAGAGTATACGAAGACAATCCATTGGCAAGTTATAGTGATGTTTTTTCTAAGTTATTTACTGGGTTGTTACATTACAGGTATAATGAGAAAATTACTTCGCAGGAGATTATTTCAGACTATATTAAATCATATTTTAGTGAGAGGAAATGCAGAGATTTTCGACGTGTAATAAAGCAGGTTAGGCGTGCACGTGCGTCTGATGAGGATTTAATAAATTCCATGCAAAGCGTGTCTTGTAGTGTTTATGGTGTACCTGCCCCCCAAAAGATTGTTCAGGCATTAAAAACAATACTATCTACACCATCAATAAAGAAACAGTTTGAAATCAAAGACGAAAATGAAATTCAGGTTATGACTTTACATAAAGCAAAAGGATTAGAGTTTGATCTAGTGTTTCATTTAGATCTATATGAGTGGGTATTCCCTTGGCGTAAACCCACTGATAATTTTGATGACCCTCCTTTGTATCCATCCTGGAAGCAGGAATTAGATTTACATTATGTCGGCATAACAAGAGCAAAAAAATTGTGTGTATTGATGACATCAACTTCACGAATAAAAGATGGGGGGCTTAAAAAGGGGCAGCCATCTAGATTTTTTGAATTACCAGGGTTAAAAGGCCTTTACTTGGCTAAGTAA